AAATCGATTCCGATTTAAGGAATTACGCAGTGGTCAGAGCGCCTTGGCGTTTTCCAGAAGCCGGCGGATATATTCGAGTGTCAGCTCACGCTCGAAAACTCGAAAACCTTTAAACAGCGCCAGGTCGGCCTCACGCGCGGTCTCGATCGCTTCGGCCTCCATGGCGCGCGCTCTCGGCGTCAGGAAGAGCAGTTGCGCCCGCTTGTCGGACGGATGCGGCCGGCGTTCGATCAGCCCGTCGCGCACCATGCGCGAAAGCGTATTGGCCATGGTCGCCTGCTCGATATCGACCCGCACGAGAAGCTGTTTCTGGGTCAGTCCGTCCTCGGCCCAAAGTTCGAGCAGAATGGGGAACTGGCCCGGAGAAAAACCGAGCCCGACCGCGCGCTGGTGCAGCGAGCGGGCAAAACCCTTCGCCAGCTGGCTGGCAAGGTAAGCTCCCGAATCCATGCGGTTAAATCCCATGATTGCAAGTTAGGCTCAAAACCATGCCGGAGACAATGCAGCAAATCGCATACGATGCTCCTAAACATGCAAGCCGTGATGATAATTTCGAGTGCCTGGAAAAAACAAAAATCGCCATGGCCTGGAGGTTGGCCATGGCGACTTTAAAGTGGGGACAAAGGCCCGGAGAGGGGGATAAGGCCTTTGTCCAAGCCTGACGCGGCGGGGGACAAGCCGGTAATCAGACCCGCGACGCGATCAAGCGCCGGTGACATGGATTTGTGGCTCAGAATGTGGTTTTTCAAGGGAGGGCCATCGTTACAAATCGGTAACAGTTTGGTGAGCCGGAATCCCTGCCGCACAATTCCGGGGATCGGAATCGATGGAAGGATAAAATTATGCAGCAACGCCAAGTGCTCAGCGTCCTTTACACGTCCGAAAAGACGCGCGGCGCCGTGTGACGCTCCGAGCGGCATAATCCTTTTCGCGCGCCGAACTTTATGCCGAACTCCATATGGACCTCGTCCCATGCCCGCGCTATCCATGCACGCATGAAAAAAGGCGATCACCTCTTCCTAGTCGATGGTTCCGGATTCATCTTCCGGGCGTTTCATGCATTGCCGCCGCTGACCCGCAAGACCGACGGCCTGCCGATCGGTGCCGTGTCCGGTTTCTGCAACATGCTGTGGAAACTGCTGAGGGATGCGCGCAATACTGATGTCGGCGTCACGCCGACACATCTTGCCGTCATTTTCGACTATTCCGCCAAGACGTTTCGCAAGGATCTCTACGACGCCTACAAGGCGAACCGCTCCGCCCCGCCGGAAGAGCTCATCCCGCAATTCGGCCTTATAAGAGAGGCGACCCGCGCCTTTAATCTGCCCTGCATCGAGACCGAAGGCTTCGAGGCCGACGACATCATCGCCACTTATGCCCGCCAAGCCGAAGCGACCGGCGCCGATGTCACCGTCGTCTCCTCCGACAAGGATCTGATGCAGCTCGTCAGCCCCAATGTCCACATGTATGACAGCATGAAAGACAAGCAGATCGGCATTCCCGATGTCATCGAGAAATGGGGCGTGCCGCCGGAAAAGATGATCGACCTGCAGGCGATGACCGGTGATTCCGTCGACAATGTTCCCGGCATTCCTGGCATCGGCCCGAAAACCGCCGCCCAGCTGCTCGAGGAATACGGCGATCTCGACACCCTGCTCGAACGCGCCACCGAGATCAAGCAGGTCAAGCGCCGCGAGACGATCCTCGCCAATATCGACATGGCCAGGCTCTCGCGCGACCTCGTGCGGCTGCGCACCGATGTGCCGCTCGATCTTGATCTAGACGCGCTGGTGCTGGAACCGCAGAACGGCCCGAAGCTGATCGGCTTCCTGAAGACGATGGAATTCACCACGCTGACGCGCCGCGTCGCCGAGGCCTGCGATTGCGATGCGAGTGCCATCGAACCGGCGATCGTCCGCATCGAATGGGGTGAGGCTGCCCGCGGCCCGGATCTCGATGCGGCCGAGACCGAGCCTGTTGCCGGCGGCATCCCCGACGTCTCGGGCGAATCCGTGCCGGTGCCGCCGCGCACGAAGGCGAAGACCGCTGTCGAGGGCGCCTTTTCGCCCGCCGATCTTGCCAAGGCGCGGGCCGAGGCCTTTGCGGCGCTGCCCTTCGATCATTCGGCCTATGTGACGATCCGCGATCTGGCGACGCTCGACCGCTGGATTGCCGATGCGCGCGCCACCGGCCTCGTTGCTTTCGATACCGAGACCACCTCGCTGGATGCGATGCAGGCCGAGCTCGTCGGCTTCTCGCTGGCGATCGCCGACAATACCGCCGATCCCACCGGTACGAAGATCCGTGCCGCCTATGTGCCGCTCGTCCATAAGAACGGCGTAGGCGATCTGCTCGGCGGCGGCCTTGCCGAAAACCAGATCCCGATGGGCGATGCCCTGCCACGGCTGAAGGCATTGCTGGAGGACGAAGCGGTTCTCAAGGTCGCCCAGAACCTGAAATACGATTACCTGCTGATGAAGCGCTACGGCATCGAGACCAGGAGTTTCGACGACACGATGCTGATCTCCTACGTGCTCGACGCCGGCACCGGCGCGCATGGCATGGACCCGCTCTCGGAAAAATTCCTCGGCCATACGCCGATCCCCTACAAGGACGTGGCGGGCAGCGGCAAGGCGAACGTCACCTTCGATCTGGTCGATATCGACCGCGCCACCCACTATGCCGCTGAAGACGCCGACGTCACGCTGCGCCTCTGGCTGGTGCTGAAGCCACGGCTGGCGGCGGCAGGGCTGACCAGCGTCTATGAACGGCTGGAGCGGCCGCTATTGCCCGTACTGGCACGCATGGAAGCGCGCGGCATCACCGTTGACCGGCAGATCCTGTCGCGGCTTTCCGGTGAGCTGGCCCAGAGTGCAGCAAGGCTGGAGGATGAGATCTACGTGCTGGCCGGCGAACGTTTCAACATCGGCTCGCCGAAGCAGCTGGGCGATATCCTGTTCGGCAAGATGGGCCTTTCCGGCGGCAGCAAGACGAAGACGGGCCAATGGTCTACCTCCGCGCAGGTGCTCGAGGATCTGGCCGCCGCCGGTTTCGAATTGCCGCGCAAGATCGTCGACTGGCGCCAGGTCACCAAGCTGAAATCCACCTATACCGACGCGCTTCCGGGTTACGTTCACCCCGAGACGAAGCGGGTCCACACCTCCTACTCGCTGGCATCGACGACCACGGGGCGCCTGTCCTCGTCCGAGCCGAACCTGCAGAACATTCCGGTGCGCACCGCAGAAGGCCGCAAGATCCGCACCGCCTTCATCTCGACGCCCGGCCACAAGCTGATCTCCGCCGACTACAGCCAGATCGAACTGCGCGTGCTTGCCCATGTGGCCGAGATCCCGCAGCTGACCAAGGCCTTCGAAGATGGCGTCGACATCCACGCCATGACGGCGTCGGAAATGTTCGGCGTGCCGGTGGAAGGCATGCCGGGCGAGGTGCGCCGCCGCGCCAAGGCGATCAATTTCGGCATCATCTACGGCATCTCGGCCTTCGGCCTTGCCAATCAGCTTTCGATCGAGCGTTCGGAAGCCGGCGACTACATCAAGAAGTATTTCGAGCGTTTCCCCGGCATCCGCGATTATATGGAAAGCCGAAAGGCGATGGCGCGCGACAAGGGTTATGTCGAAACGATCTTCGGTCGCCGCATCAACTATCCCGAAATCCGCTCGTCCAACCCATCCGTGCGTGCCTTTAACGAGCGTGCGGCGATCAACGCGCCGATCCAGGGCTCGGCTGCTGACGTCATTCGCCGGGCAATGATCAAGATAGAGCCGGCGCTTGTTGAAGTCGGCCTTGCCGATCGCGTCCGCATGCTGCTGCAGGTGCACGACGAACTCATCTTCGAAGTCGAGGACGAGGATGTCGAAAAGGCGATGCCAACAATCGTCTCTGTCATGGAAAACGCCACCATGCCGGCGCTGGAAATGCGTGTGCCGCTGAGGGTCGATGCACGCGCCGCCACCAATTGGGACGAGGCGCACTAAAGCCTGTCGCGCAAAACTGTGCAGCGGTTTTGCGACAACGACATGCGTGGAAATAAAGCCTAAAGCGCCAGGAGCGATCTAAAAGATTGCGACGCGCTTTAGAGCGCTTCCCCAAAAATCGCAAAGATTTTTCTCGCCGTCAGAACTCATTGAAAGTGCAGCGATTTACCCAAAGGGGCCGCATCGGAACGATACGGCAGGAAGGAACTTATTAACCTTCCTTTTCTATCCCGGTAGGGTCGTAATTTGCAAAGCATGAGTGAGTAGCGGACGCATGCGTTTTCCCAGAACCAATTTGACGGATGCCGGAGATTTTTCCAGCGAGATTGAAACGGACCTTCCGGAGGAAAACCCAGGGGAGAAGCCGGCGGCACCCATCTGGCAGAGCAACTTTTCCCTCGCGCCGAATGTCCGCTTCACCCGCACGCCGGAAACGCTGATCAGCAGGCGGCGCGCGCCGAATGAGCCGGTTCGCGATGATTCGCAGATTGGACAGCAGGCGATACGGATAGAGCCGGTTGCCGTCGACGTGCCGTTCGATATTTATCTGCCGGAGCCGGACGAAATTTCCGCAGCACCGCAGAGGATTGAACTGCAGCAGTCACCTTTGCTTGATGAGGCAGGCGCGCCGGCTTTCCGCGCCAGCGCCGAGCTTTCCTCCATTTCGGATTTCGCCTTCTGGGAAGTCATGGCCTTCGAAGAGGCAGAGCCTGTTCGCGCGCCGCCGTTGATATCGTTCCCGAAGACTGAGACCTCACCCGAATCGATCACGTCGCTGTTCCGGATCATGGAATGGCGCCCCGGCCGGCCGGCCCCCGCTCCCGTCGTCTCCCGCCCGTCGCAGCCCGCCGCGGTCTCCACGAAGGTTGCCGCGCGCCCTGCGGCCGCCCCGTCCCTGGAAAAGCCCAGGCGCCTTATTGTCGAGGCACCGGTCATGCTGGCACCTCAGGCTGCGCCAGCCGCTCAGGTCACGCCAACCCCTCAAATTGCGTCAGCCCCTCAGACAGCACCAGCGCCGCAGCGCACGCCGCCCGTCGCCGCGGTTCTGCCTTCGCCGCGCCTGGCCGCGAGGCCTGAAAGGATCCACGCATCCGGCTATGAATTCCCGCCGCGCGCGCTGCTGCAGGAACCGCCGGAACGCCTCGGCGAGATCATGTCGCAGGAGACGCTGGAGCAGAATGCCGGGCTTCTGGAGAGCGTGCTTGAGGATTTCGGCATCAAGGGCGAGATCATCCATGTCCGTCCCGGTCCTGTCGTCACGCTCTACGAATTCGAGCCGGCGCCGGGCGTGAAATCGTCGCGCGTCATCGGCCTTGCCGATGATATCGCCCGCTCGATGTCGGCGCTTTCGGCCCGTGTTGCCGTGGTCCCCGGTCGCAACGTCATCGGCATCGAACTGCCGAATGTCACGCGTGAAACCGTTTATTTCCGTGAGATGATCGAGAGCCAGGATTTCGAGAAGAGCGGCTACAAGCTGGCGCTCGGCCTCGGCAAGACCATCGGCGGCGAGCCTGTCATCGCCGAGCTCGCCAAGATGCCGCATCTGCTCGTCGCCGGCACCACCGGTTCCGGCAAGTCGGTCGCCATCAATACGATGATCCTGTCGCTGCTCTATCGCATGACGCCGGAACAGTGCCGGCTGATCATGGTCGACCCGAAGATGCTCGAACTGTCCGTCTATGACGGCATTCCGCATCTGCTGACGCCCGTCGTCACCGATCCGAAGAAGGCGGTCATGGCGCTGAAATGGGCCGTGCGCGAAATGGAGGAGCGCTATCGCAAGATGTCGCGCCTTGGTGTCCGCAACATCGACGGCTACAACGACCGCGTCGCCCAGGCCCGCGAAAAGGGCGAGACCATCCATGTCATGGTCCAGGTCGGCTTCGACAAGGGCACCGGCACTCCGATCGAGGAAAGCCAGGCGCTGGACCTGACACCGATGCCTTATATCGTCGTCATCGTCGACGAGATGGCCGATCTGATGATGGTCGCCGGCAAGGACATCGAGGGGGCAATCCAACGCCTCGCCCAGATGGCGCGCGCCGCCGGCATCCATCTGATCATGGCGACACAGCGACCGTCGGTCGACGTCATCACCGGCACGATCAAGGCGAACTTCCCGACCCGCATCTCCTTCCAGGTGACCTCGAAGATCGACAGCCGCACCATTCTCGGTGAACAGGGCGCCGAACAGCTGCTCGGTCAGGGGGATATGCTGCATATGCAAGGTGGCGGGCGGATTTCCCGTGTCCACGGCCCCTTCGTCTCGGATGTCGAGGTCGAAAAGGTCGTTGCCCATCTGAAGACCCAGGGCCGCCCGGAATATCTCGATACCGTCACCGCCGACGAGGAGGAAGAGACGGAAGAGGAAGAGGCCGGCGCCGTCTTCGACAAGAGCGCTATGGCCTCCGAGGATGGCAATGAGCTTTACGAACAGGCGGTGAAGGTCGTCATGCGCGACAAGAAATGCTCGACCTCCTATATCCAGCGCCGCCTCGGCATCGGCTACAATCGCGCCGCCTCATTGGTGGAACGCATGGAAAAGGAAGGCCTCGTCGGCCCGGCCAATCATGTCGGCAAGCGCGAGATCGTCTCGGGACGGGGCGACGGCGAGTAATCGCCGCCGGCCAGGGCGTCTGACGGATTCCTGTTTTACGTCTTCAAGGCAGCCAGCCGAACCGTCTCGCTGACAAAATCGGTCTTTCCGCCGGTATAAAAATCCCAATCGCCGTCTGCCTCCGCAGCCAGCCGGCCCTTCAGATCGGCATAGGCCTTGGCCCTCTCGGGGTGATCCCTGATATAATCGCGAAACAGAATGCGGTCCCGATGCGCGCGATTATTAGGCCCGCAAAGATAGAGCCTGAACCCATAACCTTCATGATCTCGGGTGAAGGCCCATCGTTGCTCTCCGGTATCGCCGTGGAAGACGAAATCGGCAGCGCGCACGATCTCGATCGCCGCCGGCAGGAAGGCGTCGGATATCATCACGGCAGCAAGGTCGATCTTCGGCTTGGCCGGCAGGCCAGGCACCGATGTACTGCCGATATGATCGATGGAAAGCAGGCGGTCACCGAGCAGGATCGAGACCTCGGTGCTGATCTCGGCAAACAGCCGCGGCCAGCAAGGATCGTAGTCGACCACCTTGATGGCGCGCATGCCCTTCCTCTCGATCTGTTCAGTGCGTCTTGGGCAGTAATCCGTTGAGGATCCCGATCATCTTCTGCTCGGCCTCTTCGAGCGAGCCGCTATTGTCGAGCTCCACCACGTCATATTCGCCGCGCACCGTCAGCGGTCCGCGGGCGAGCCGGGCCATGATATCCTCATGCGTTTCGCGTCCGCGTGCCTCCAGCCGGCCGGCGAGCACCTCGGGGCGGGCGGTGACATTGATGACCTTCAGGTGCGGGAAGGCGGCCTGGAACCGGTGAAGCGCCGAGCGTGAACCGTTGGCGACGACAATGTGACCTCGCGACAGCGCCACCGAAACCTCGGCCGGAATGCCGTATTTCAGGCCGTGCGCTTCCCACCAGACGGCGAAGGAGCCTGATTGCTCCATGGCGGCAAAACCTTCGAGGGAGACGGAAAGATGGTCTTCGCCGCCGGCGTCACGGTGACGGGTGATGACGCGGCGGACGAAATGCACATCGTCGCGGCCCTTGAAACGCCGGGCCGCGAGGTTCATCAGCGTGTCCTTGCCAGCACCGCTCGGTCCGACGACGACGACCATGATGCCGCGCTCGGCTCCGGCTCCGGGGTGGGGTTCGTGCGGCATCATGCGACACGGCGTCCTTGGCGCCAAACCGAGCGTGTCACCGGCACGCCATGCGAACGGTGGACGCGCACGAGATCGGCGCGCAGCCCCGTCGCGATCCGGCCGCGATCATCGAGGCTGACGGTACGGGCGGGCGTCGACGTCACCATGGCGATCGCCTTCGGCAGGCTGATGCTCTCTACCTCATCGGCGAGGATGAAGGGCGCATGCAGCAGGCTGAGCGGCACGTAGTCGGAGGAAAGCACGTCGAGCACGCCCATTTCGGCAAGGTCGCGGGCGGCTATGTTGCCGGAGTGGGATTTGCCGCGCACGATGTTCGGCGCGCCCATCAGCACGCTCATGCCATGTCCGTGCGACGCCCGGGCGGCGTCGAAGCTGGTCGGGAATTCGGCCAGGCGCACACCGTTGTCGATCGCCTCGTCGACATGGGAGAGCGTCGCGTCGTCATGGCTTGCCACGGTGATGC
This Rhizobium brockwellii DNA region includes the following protein-coding sequences:
- a CDS encoding MarR family winged helix-turn-helix transcriptional regulator, with amino-acid sequence MDSGAYLASQLAKGFARSLHQRAVGLGFSPGQFPILLELWAEDGLTQKQLLVRVDIEQATMANTLSRMVRDGLIERRPHPSDKRAQLLFLTPRARAMEAEAIETAREADLALFKGFRVFERELTLEYIRRLLENAKAL
- the polA gene encoding DNA polymerase I; amino-acid sequence: MKKGDHLFLVDGSGFIFRAFHALPPLTRKTDGLPIGAVSGFCNMLWKLLRDARNTDVGVTPTHLAVIFDYSAKTFRKDLYDAYKANRSAPPEELIPQFGLIREATRAFNLPCIETEGFEADDIIATYARQAEATGADVTVVSSDKDLMQLVSPNVHMYDSMKDKQIGIPDVIEKWGVPPEKMIDLQAMTGDSVDNVPGIPGIGPKTAAQLLEEYGDLDTLLERATEIKQVKRRETILANIDMARLSRDLVRLRTDVPLDLDLDALVLEPQNGPKLIGFLKTMEFTTLTRRVAEACDCDASAIEPAIVRIEWGEAARGPDLDAAETEPVAGGIPDVSGESVPVPPRTKAKTAVEGAFSPADLAKARAEAFAALPFDHSAYVTIRDLATLDRWIADARATGLVAFDTETTSLDAMQAELVGFSLAIADNTADPTGTKIRAAYVPLVHKNGVGDLLGGGLAENQIPMGDALPRLKALLEDEAVLKVAQNLKYDYLLMKRYGIETRSFDDTMLISYVLDAGTGAHGMDPLSEKFLGHTPIPYKDVAGSGKANVTFDLVDIDRATHYAAEDADVTLRLWLVLKPRLAAAGLTSVYERLERPLLPVLARMEARGITVDRQILSRLSGELAQSAARLEDEIYVLAGERFNIGSPKQLGDILFGKMGLSGGSKTKTGQWSTSAQVLEDLAAAGFELPRKIVDWRQVTKLKSTYTDALPGYVHPETKRVHTSYSLASTTTGRLSSSEPNLQNIPVRTAEGRKIRTAFISTPGHKLISADYSQIELRVLAHVAEIPQLTKAFEDGVDIHAMTASEMFGVPVEGMPGEVRRRAKAINFGIIYGISAFGLANQLSIERSEAGDYIKKYFERFPGIRDYMESRKAMARDKGYVETIFGRRINYPEIRSSNPSVRAFNERAAINAPIQGSAADVIRRAMIKIEPALVEVGLADRVRMLLQVHDELIFEVEDEDVEKAMPTIVSVMENATMPALEMRVPLRVDARAATNWDEAH
- a CDS encoding DNA translocase FtsK, translating into MRFPRTNLTDAGDFSSEIETDLPEENPGEKPAAPIWQSNFSLAPNVRFTRTPETLISRRRAPNEPVRDDSQIGQQAIRIEPVAVDVPFDIYLPEPDEISAAPQRIELQQSPLLDEAGAPAFRASAELSSISDFAFWEVMAFEEAEPVRAPPLISFPKTETSPESITSLFRIMEWRPGRPAPAPVVSRPSQPAAVSTKVAARPAAAPSLEKPRRLIVEAPVMLAPQAAPAAQVTPTPQIASAPQTAPAPQRTPPVAAVLPSPRLAARPERIHASGYEFPPRALLQEPPERLGEIMSQETLEQNAGLLESVLEDFGIKGEIIHVRPGPVVTLYEFEPAPGVKSSRVIGLADDIARSMSALSARVAVVPGRNVIGIELPNVTRETVYFREMIESQDFEKSGYKLALGLGKTIGGEPVIAELAKMPHLLVAGTTGSGKSVAINTMILSLLYRMTPEQCRLIMVDPKMLELSVYDGIPHLLTPVVTDPKKAVMALKWAVREMEERYRKMSRLGVRNIDGYNDRVAQAREKGETIHVMVQVGFDKGTGTPIEESQALDLTPMPYIVVIVDEMADLMMVAGKDIEGAIQRLAQMARAAGIHLIMATQRPSVDVITGTIKANFPTRISFQVTSKIDSRTILGEQGAEQLLGQGDMLHMQGGGRISRVHGPFVSDVEVEKVVAHLKTQGRPEYLDTVTADEEEETEEEEAGAVFDKSAMASEDGNELYEQAVKVVMRDKKCSTSYIQRRLGIGYNRAASLVERMEKEGLVGPANHVGKREIVSGRGDGE
- a CDS encoding GrpB family protein — encoded protein: MRAIKVVDYDPCWPRLFAEISTEVSILLGDRLLSIDHIGSTSVPGLPAKPKIDLAAVMISDAFLPAAIEIVRAADFVFHGDTGEQRWAFTRDHEGYGFRLYLCGPNNRAHRDRILFRDYIRDHPERAKAYADLKGRLAAEADGDWDFYTGGKTDFVSETVRLAALKT
- the phnN gene encoding phosphonate metabolism protein/1,5-bisphosphokinase (PRPP-forming) PhnN — translated: MMPHEPHPGAGAERGIMVVVVGPSGAGKDTLMNLAARRFKGRDDVHFVRRVITRHRDAGGEDHLSVSLEGFAAMEQSGSFAVWWEAHGLKYGIPAEVSVALSRGHIVVANGSRSALHRFQAAFPHLKVINVTARPEVLAGRLEARGRETHEDIMARLARGPLTVRGEYDVVELDNSGSLEEAEQKMIGILNGLLPKTH